One genomic window of Terriglobia bacterium includes the following:
- a CDS encoding peptidylprolyl isomerase, with product MATLARFETTMGNFTVELFETEVPNTVGNFAKLAEKNFYDGVIFHRVIDGFMIQGGDPTGTGRGGPGYQFADEIHPKLKHTGEGMLSMANAGPNTNGSQFFITLVPTPHLDGRHTVFGKVSEGIEVVRKIGKTPVGP from the coding sequence ATGGCGACACTCGCGCGCTTCGAAACGACGATGGGGAACTTCACGGTCGAGCTGTTTGAGACGGAAGTTCCGAACACGGTGGGCAATTTCGCCAAACTGGCGGAGAAGAATTTCTACGATGGCGTGATTTTTCATCGCGTGATCGACGGATTCATGATCCAGGGCGGCGACCCGACAGGAACCGGCCGCGGAGGCCCCGGGTATCAGTTCGCGGACGAGATCCATCCGAAACTGAAGCACACCGGGGAGGGGATGCTCTCCATGGCCAACGCGGGACCGAACACCAACGGGAGCCAGTTCTTTATCACGCTCGTCCCGACCCCACATTTGGATGGGAGACATACGGTGTTTGGAAAGGTGTCGGAGGGGATCGAGGTCGTGCGGAAGATTGGAAAGACTCCGGTTGGGCC